A stretch of the Kroppenstedtia eburnea genome encodes the following:
- a CDS encoding YheC/YheD family protein: MKHTVIRSKMKKTKPLMNDPIVSRHVPKTDWFRASTLRRMLRSYSTVYIKPDIGRKGNGVIRVKRLNSSKYEISYKRTIKKIPTKKLVSEVKKRLHPRKKYLVQQGIEFATYRRRPFDVRLVLQKPLNRWLVTLMTAKVAPRKNSLVTNIAKGGKDHHVLKTLRGIDQRLNTLETLRELVDVSHQIVQVLNSRFPLQIVGLDMGIDKRGKIWFIEANTKPDCQGLENLDRKLYKKYREAKKLIRKRR; encoded by the coding sequence ATGAAGCATACTGTCATCCGCAGCAAAATGAAAAAGACAAAACCCCTCATGAATGATCCGATCGTTTCACGTCATGTACCGAAAACGGACTGGTTTCGTGCTTCGACACTTCGAAGGATGCTCAGATCTTATTCAACCGTATATATAAAACCGGATATAGGCAGAAAGGGAAATGGTGTGATCCGGGTCAAAAGGCTGAATTCCTCGAAATATGAAATTTCCTATAAACGAACGATTAAAAAGATCCCCACGAAAAAGTTGGTGTCGGAAGTAAAAAAGAGGTTACATCCCCGGAAAAAATACCTCGTTCAGCAGGGAATTGAATTCGCCACCTATCGCCGTCGTCCCTTTGATGTGCGTCTGGTTCTGCAAAAACCGTTGAACCGATGGTTAGTGACCTTGATGACTGCTAAAGTGGCACCCCGGAAAAATTCCCTTGTCACCAATATCGCCAAAGGCGGTAAGGATCATCATGTACTCAAGACGTTACGAGGAATTGATCAACGCTTAAACACCTTGGAAACACTGAGGGAGTTAGTAGATGTCTCCCACCAGATTGTTCAGGTGCTGAATTCACGTTTTCCCCTCCAAATCGTCGGTTTGGATATGGGAATTGATAAAAGGGGAAAAATTTGGTTCATTGAGGCGAACACCAAACCGGACTGCCAAGGTTTAGAAAATTTGGATCGAAAGCTGTATAAAAAATACCGGGAAGCAAAAAAATTGATTCGTAAAAGGCGATAA
- a CDS encoding TauD/TfdA family dioxygenase, whose protein sequence is MLLFMMFLGEPIAYEDEKEGLLIQNICPVKGQEKKQENTGSNYLNFHTEDGFHPYPPDHLALLGLRSDHEKIAETITASVRNVVDTLPGTAVMLLRQPLYRLHPSSSFKLNQHEDYSVRLPVLTGNLSNPQMCIHYSSMVAENEEAEWALNKLRKALLKVSVAFKLLPGDLLIMDNRLVAHARTPFRPRYDGKDRWLQRMFTVVDFHRSGFSRGHGKHVCSPLNVEFTKDVHFSNGDFPRSSAGERSLVFFGNSAIRVKTINGWNCCGECSL, encoded by the coding sequence TTGCTTCTGTTCATGATGTTTTTAGGGGAGCCGATCGCCTATGAAGACGAAAAGGAAGGGTTACTTATTCAAAATATCTGTCCGGTGAAAGGACAGGAAAAAAAGCAGGAAAACACCGGGTCCAACTACTTGAATTTTCACACCGAAGACGGCTTTCATCCCTATCCACCCGATCATCTTGCCCTGTTGGGGCTGCGTTCAGATCATGAGAAAATCGCCGAAACGATAACGGCATCGGTACGAAATGTGGTCGATACCCTTCCCGGCACCGCCGTGATGCTGCTGAGGCAACCTCTTTACCGTCTGCACCCTTCCTCCTCTTTCAAATTGAATCAACACGAAGATTATTCCGTTCGCTTACCGGTTTTGACGGGGAATTTATCCAATCCGCAAATGTGCATTCACTACAGCTCCATGGTAGCGGAAAATGAAGAAGCTGAATGGGCGTTAAATAAGTTGCGGAAAGCTTTGCTGAAAGTATCCGTTGCTTTCAAATTGTTACCCGGAGATCTTTTGATCATGGACAATCGGTTGGTCGCCCATGCACGAACCCCTTTCCGGCCCCGTTATGACGGAAAGGATCGCTGGCTTCAACGCATGTTTACGGTGGTTGATTTTCATCGATCCGGTTTCAGCAGGGGACATGGAAAACATGTCTGTTCACCATTGAATGTGGAGTTCACTAAAGACGTCCATTTTTCGAACGGCGACTTTCCTCGAAGCTCCGCAGGGGAAAGGTCGCTTGTTTTTTTCGGTAATTCCGCGATCCGGGTGAAGACGATCAATGGTTGGAATTGTTGTGGGGAGTGTTCACTCTGA
- a CDS encoding YheC/YheD family protein, producing MSIRVLRRKIVITEALTSHSSLRKYVPESRWFNAKNLSEMLNRYSTVFIKPDTGCQGNGIIRVKRISKKRFQICIDRNCRKIQQEDLLPAIRKKMRSSSSYLIQRGIDLARYKGRPIDFRILMQKPRKHWEISGRVVRVAASGRFLTNWHKGGHAATVEKVLKRVLDRKSKISRIDRQLDRLSRTMAEVLDRRFPGIRELGLDIALDRSGLLWILEANTGPAYFLFKELKDKSMYKRIRRNHKYIKRVYS from the coding sequence ATGTCCATCCGAGTCCTGCGCAGGAAAATTGTAATTACAGAAGCGCTGACTTCTCACTCTTCCCTTCGCAAATACGTGCCCGAATCCCGTTGGTTCAATGCCAAAAACCTCTCTGAGATGTTAAATCGATATTCCACTGTTTTTATCAAACCGGATACAGGATGCCAAGGTAACGGAATCATTCGTGTCAAGAGGATCTCGAAAAAGAGGTTCCAAATATGCATCGACCGGAACTGCAGAAAAATACAACAGGAAGACCTTTTGCCCGCCATTCGCAAAAAGATGAGATCCTCTTCCTCCTACTTAATCCAACGGGGAATCGATCTCGCCCGCTACAAAGGACGACCCATCGATTTTCGCATTTTGATGCAGAAGCCACGGAAGCATTGGGAGATTTCAGGGAGGGTGGTCCGGGTGGCCGCTTCGGGTCGGTTTTTGACAAACTGGCATAAAGGTGGGCATGCAGCCACCGTTGAAAAAGTTCTAAAACGTGTGTTGGATCGGAAGTCGAAGATCTCCCGCATCGATCGCCAACTCGATCGTCTTTCCCGTACGATGGCTGAGGTGCTGGACCGTCGTTTTCCGGGGATCCGCGAATTGGGATTGGATATCGCACTGGACCGCTCCGGTCTGCTTTGGATTCTGGAAGCCAATACCGGTCCTGCTTATTTCTTGTTCAAGGAACTTAAGGACAAGAGCATGTACAAGAGGATTCGAAGGAATCATAAATATATCAAACGTGTCTATTCTTAA
- a CDS encoding DUF456 domain-containing protein, which produces MMEIIWWILTVLLFILGFVGLILPVLPDAPLLLAGFLVYHFLINSDTLPTSFWVGAVLITLVVVVVDYVAGGIAARTYGGSKWSIPAAILGALVGIAFGPLGILVGPLVAVFLLELILKKDWQQALRVGYGTLVGFLGGLFVKGLLMGGLLIWFLILVL; this is translated from the coding sequence ATGATGGAGATCATTTGGTGGATCCTGACGGTGTTGTTGTTCATTCTGGGCTTTGTCGGACTGATTCTTCCCGTTTTGCCCGACGCGCCTCTTCTGCTGGCCGGTTTTTTGGTTTATCATTTTCTGATCAACTCCGATACACTCCCCACCTCTTTCTGGGTGGGTGCGGTTCTGATCACCCTGGTGGTGGTGGTGGTCGACTATGTGGCAGGGGGCATCGCGGCCCGAACCTACGGTGGCTCCAAATGGTCCATCCCCGCCGCCATCCTCGGCGCCTTGGTCGGAATCGCCTTCGGTCCCCTCGGCATCCTGGTCGGTCCCTTGGTGGCGGTCTTCCTGCTGGAACTGATCCTGAAAAAGGATTGGCAACAGGCCCTCCGGGTCGGTTACGGGACCCTGGTGGGCTTCCTCGGAGGATTGTTTGTCAAGGGATTGTTGATGGGAGGACTGTTGATCTGGTTTTTGATTTTGGTGTTGTAA
- a CDS encoding aminotransferase class I/II-fold pyridoxal phosphate-dependent enzyme produces MYKNLKHESKLKLWKEEAELRIAPKLKEIEERVDHHQWRLLNAYREEGVSDVHLASSTGYGYDDIGRESLERIVAGIFGAETALFRPQIVSGTHAIAACLFGVLRPGEELIYITGSPYDTLEQVIGKEKDGSGSLADHGISYRAIPLTPDDKVDWPAVTAAVGPRTRCIGIQRSRGYSPRASFTVAEIGEMIRKVRKLCPHAVVFVDNCYGEFVEEREPTHVGADLIAGSLIKNPGGGLAKSGGYIAGGRKWVDRAAARLVAPGILAEGGATHGYTRDLYQGFFLAPHVVGEALKGALFASAILEAAGFESTPRWEEPRTDIIQQIRLEDPDLLIAFCQGIQAASPVDAHVRPEPSPMPGYEDPVIMAAGTFVQGASIELSADGPLRPPYLAYMQGGLTYSHVKIGILTALDRMLDHSHLFPSGSTEPPEGEG; encoded by the coding sequence TTGTACAAGAATCTTAAACATGAAAGCAAGCTCAAACTGTGGAAAGAAGAGGCGGAACTCCGGATCGCCCCGAAGTTGAAGGAGATTGAAGAGCGGGTGGACCACCATCAGTGGCGTCTCTTAAACGCCTACCGGGAGGAAGGGGTGAGCGATGTTCACCTGGCTTCCTCCACGGGTTACGGCTATGATGACATAGGACGGGAGAGCCTGGAGAGGATTGTGGCAGGGATTTTCGGAGCGGAGACGGCTCTGTTCCGTCCCCAGATCGTCTCCGGTACCCATGCCATCGCCGCCTGTCTGTTCGGGGTGCTCCGTCCGGGGGAGGAGCTCATCTATATCACCGGGTCCCCTTACGACACTCTGGAACAGGTGATCGGAAAGGAGAAGGACGGCTCCGGCTCCCTGGCCGACCACGGGATCAGCTACCGGGCGATTCCCCTCACCCCTGACGACAAGGTCGATTGGCCGGCGGTGACAGCCGCCGTCGGACCCCGAACCCGTTGCATCGGAATTCAACGCTCCCGGGGCTATTCTCCCCGGGCATCATTCACGGTGGCGGAGATCGGAGAGATGATCCGGAAGGTCCGGAAGCTATGTCCCCATGCCGTCGTCTTCGTGGATAATTGTTACGGAGAGTTTGTGGAGGAGCGGGAACCCACCCATGTAGGTGCCGATTTGATTGCCGGTTCCCTCATTAAAAATCCGGGCGGGGGCTTGGCCAAGTCCGGCGGCTACATCGCCGGCGGCCGCAAATGGGTGGATCGTGCCGCCGCACGGTTGGTGGCACCGGGAATTCTCGCGGAAGGGGGAGCCACCCATGGCTATACCCGGGATCTTTATCAAGGTTTTTTCCTGGCTCCCCATGTGGTGGGGGAAGCCTTGAAAGGGGCTCTCTTCGCCTCGGCGATATTGGAGGCCGCCGGCTTTGAATCGACGCCCCGTTGGGAGGAGCCCCGCACGGATATTATCCAACAGATCCGTCTGGAGGACCCGGATCTGTTGATCGCTTTCTGCCAAGGGATCCAGGCCGCTTCTCCGGTGGATGCCCATGTACGGCCGGAGCCTTCCCCGATGCCGGGATATGAAGATCCGGTGATCATGGCGGCGGGAACCTTTGTCCAGGGAGCCAGTATCGAACTGTCGGCGGACGGTCCCCTGCGGCCGCCTTATCTGGCTTATATGCAAGGGGGACTCACCTATTCTCATGTGAAGATCGGGATCTTGACGGCACTGGATCGGATGCTGGACCACAGCCATCTCTTCCCCTCCGGATCCACGGAACCACCGGAGGGAGAAGGATGA
- the hflX gene encoding GTPase HflX, with translation MGCGSGRETASIHSSLTELERLAHTAGAIVVDTVIQHRDAPDPGWLIGRGKVEELAQTVEEEKIDLILFDRELSPVQLVNLERRIPCKVLDRTQLILDIFAMRARTKEGSLQVELAQLEYSLPRLIGRGKEMSRLGGGIGTRGPGEKKLETDRRHIRRRIRDLKRELEGVRKHRRLHQNRRRKMDMIQVALVGYTNAGKSTLLNRLTGAGVMEEDRLFATLDPTSRFLDLPSGEKVLLTDTVGFIRNLPHHLVAAFRSTLEQVGEADLLLHVVDASHPEAMEQMKSVERVLEDLGAGEVPVLTVFNKADREGGAILSAEGETIRISAYDADDRERLKEKIDRVLNAAQIHGSAEIPVSRGEMISRLYRVAEIVHSEVTDLTLRVEFRLPLRRYERMSPEMKSLIRKDI, from the coding sequence GTGGGTTGCGGCAGCGGGAGGGAGACGGCTTCCATCCACTCTTCCCTGACAGAGTTGGAGCGGCTGGCTCATACGGCCGGCGCGATCGTGGTGGACACCGTGATCCAGCACCGGGATGCACCGGATCCCGGATGGTTGATCGGCCGGGGGAAGGTGGAGGAGCTGGCTCAAACCGTTGAAGAGGAAAAGATTGACCTGATCCTCTTTGATCGGGAGTTGTCCCCGGTTCAGTTGGTCAACCTGGAACGTCGGATTCCCTGCAAGGTGTTGGACCGAACCCAGCTGATTCTGGATATCTTCGCCATGCGCGCGCGAACGAAGGAAGGGAGTCTCCAGGTGGAGTTGGCCCAGCTGGAGTATTCTTTGCCCCGGCTGATCGGCAGAGGAAAGGAGATGTCCCGGTTGGGAGGGGGGATTGGAACCCGTGGTCCCGGGGAGAAGAAGCTGGAGACGGACCGACGTCATATCCGGCGGCGCATTCGGGACCTGAAGAGGGAGTTGGAGGGGGTCCGCAAACACCGCCGGCTTCACCAAAATCGCCGCCGGAAGATGGACATGATCCAAGTGGCCCTCGTCGGATACACCAATGCGGGAAAGTCGACGCTTCTCAACCGCTTGACGGGTGCCGGGGTGATGGAGGAAGATCGGTTGTTTGCCACGCTGGATCCGACCTCCCGTTTTTTGGATCTGCCCTCGGGGGAGAAGGTGCTGTTGACGGATACTGTCGGCTTCATCCGCAATCTTCCGCACCATCTGGTGGCCGCCTTTCGTTCCACGTTGGAGCAAGTGGGGGAGGCGGATCTCCTGCTCCATGTGGTGGATGCGAGCCACCCCGAAGCGATGGAACAAATGAAGTCGGTGGAGCGGGTTCTGGAAGATTTGGGTGCCGGTGAGGTTCCCGTGTTGACGGTCTTCAACAAAGCGGATCGGGAGGGCGGAGCCATTCTGTCCGCAGAGGGTGAAACGATCCGAATCTCCGCTTATGATGCCGACGACCGGGAACGATTGAAGGAGAAGATCGACCGGGTGTTGAATGCGGCTCAGATACACGGATCGGCGGAGATTCCGGTGTCCCGGGGGGAGATGATTTCCCGGCTTTACCGGGTGGCGGAGATCGTCCATTCCGAGGTGACCGATCTGACGCTGAGAGTGGAGTTCCGGTTGCCGCTCCGTCGTTATGAACGGATGTCACCGGAGATGAAGAGTTTGATCCGGAAGGATATTTGA